The Echinicola jeungdonensis genome segment AGAAAAAAACCAGTGATGTATCCGTTGTATGAAAAAAGGAGGCTAGATGAAAAAAGGGCATTACGACCAGTGTAATTCCAGACCAAAAGGCAATTTTTGGGTTCTTGAACATCAGCAAGGCCAATTCAAAAATCACCCAAACAGTGGCTGCTCCATATAAAACGGCATTGATCCTGACGGCTAAATCAGTGTGCCCCATTATGCTGGTACTGATAAAATTATTAACCGCAACCATCAAAGGTTTTGAATAATAATTCCAATCCAGATTTTGAGACCATAGCCAATACTGAGCTTCCTCGGAAAAAAGGCCAAGGGAAGTGGTAATAGTGAAAAGAATTTTCACTATTGAAATGATCACTATAATTATGAGCAAACTCCTTCTTGCAACAAGTGCAGTTTTCATGACTCCCTTTGAAAATCAAGCTTATCAAAAGCAAATTCCAATTCTTTTCCCCTACAAATTATGGAGCCCAATTTCCATCCCAGTAAATATCAAAAACACCAATCAGTACTTTATAATGTGTTTTTTCCTTTTCTTATACAATTTAGTGAATTTTAAACAATAGGATAATCCGATTTCATGCTTTATTTTTTGTTTTTTTCAAATGTTTTAAGTTTTCGGACATGGGATTATTGATGCTATTATTCAGCCGATTGAGTCTTTAACTATGTAAAATCTATTACGCCAAATCCATTTATTTATTTGGTCCCAGATGGAGTTGGGAAAAGGCTAATTTCCTTTTGGGGAGCAAACCCCTCTTTAAAACTTATTCTCGGAAATAATTTCGAATGATTATTCTTGCCACAATAGCAGAAAAAAAGCCCAAAATAGATCCTATTAACACATCAATCAAAAAATGTTGCATCAGGTACACCCTACTAAATCCAACCAAAACAGCCATTCCTAATAATAAAATAAAAACCTATGCCTCTTGGGATAAAACATAGTCATCATAGTTGCCAAGGCAAAAGCAGTAACAGTATGCCCGGAAGGGAAAGAATGCCATTGGTGCATTTCCACTCCGGGAATAAGGGAGAGTTCCATATCTTCATAAACTTTGGCCGGTCTGGGGATTTTGGAAAAAGGATATGGTTCAGGATGACAGAAGCAATCATTTGGATAGCAGCATTGAAAACACAAAGGAGTGCATAACCAAAGCGGAAAAATAATTAAACTGGAAAGATGGCCAAAAAAACCAAACCATCACCCAAATGGGTAATGGTTTTAAAAACAAATCGGCTCCCAAAAAGTGATGCTGGTTTATAAAAAGTTCAAAGTCCCCTTTGGGCCAACCAAGTAAAACAATCCATCCAATGATACAGATTAAAAAATAATAAAATATAAATACCTCGGGTACTGATTTCTTTTTCACCTCATTTCTTTGACTCAAAAGTAAAAGGGAAAAAGCAGTAAGGAGTTAATTAAAAATCATGGGTAGGTTAATTTTTAAAAAAGCCCTATAAAAAGCAAAACCTTTCCGAAAGGAAAGGTTTTGCAGGTGAATTAATTTTCTCGGATTTACTTATTGCCTTGCTACAGCCATTTTTTCTTTAAATTTTTTGGTTTGTCTTCTCAAACTTTCAATGACTTCATCAGCAGATTCTTCAAAAGACTGGGATTGATGCTTGGCAAAGAGTTGTTTCCCCGGTACATTCAATTTGATTTCAACGATTTTGTTCTCACTCTTATCATTTTTATCAAGTCTCATAAATACTTCACCGTCTATAATGCGATCATAATAGGTATCCAGTTTATCGGCTTTTCTTTGGATAAAGTCGATTAACTTTTGATCTGCGTCGAAATGGATTGAATGCATTTGTAATTTCATGATATTAACCGTTTAAAAGTTAAACTTTTATTTAAGCTTTAGGATGTGCTTGTTCAAACACAGCCTTCAGTTTTTCCATAGAATTGTGGGTGTAAACTTGGGTAGCCGCGAGGTTGGCATGCCCCAGCAAGTCTTTTACCGCATTGAGGTCAGCACCTTTATTTAACAAGTGCGTTGCAAAAGTATGTCTCAGCAAGTGAGGGCTACGCTTTGTGGTTTGGGCGAAAAGATCTAAATACTTCCTCACGATCCTGTAAATCATCATAGGGTAAGCTTGCTTTCTTGTATTATTAACGATAAAATAATCACTCTCGTTTACATTTGAAAATGTTTCTGCACATACTTTTCTATACAGAATAATATTTTCAAATAGCCCTTTTGTCAACGGAATTATTCTCTCTTTTTTCCGCTTCCCCTTTACTTTTACAGACTGCTCATGAAAATCTATATCCGACCATCTCAATTGAATCAATTCAGAAAGCCTGACACCCGTAAGATATAGGAACTCCATAACCATTTTGTCCCTTTGTCCCTCAAACTCCTTTCCATAGTCCACCTCCTTGAAAATTTTCTCCATGGAAACTTCCTGAACAAATTCCGGAAGTCGTTTGGGGGTTTTGAGGGATTTTAATTTATAAGTTGGGTCTTTTGAGATTATATTGGAGCGGAGCAAAAATTTGAAATAGGACCTTAAGGTAGCCAATTTGCGGTTTACAGTTGTAGCAGACCGCCCCTGTTCCACCATATCCACCAGCCATGCCCGGATCTCTGCATGATCTGCTTCCTCAATTGCCTCCTTTCCGAAAGCTTCTTGAACAAAATCACCAAATTGTTCCAAGTCATTTTGATAAGCCAGCACTGTATGTGGGCTGACCCTTTTTTCGTGTTCAAGGTAGTTTAAAAATGAAAAAAGCATATCAGAGTAATTAATACTCCAATATGCTTAATTATTCGTTAGAAAAGAAACTTTAGATTAGTTCCCTTCTTCGTCTCTCAATTTTTGTTTGTAGGAGGCTTTGATAACTTCATTTCTCCTTTTGACAGATGGCTTTTCAAAATGCTGACGAGATCTCAACTCTCTGATAGCACCAGTTCTGTCAAACTTCTTTTTGAAACGCTTTAGCGCTTTTTCAATGGATTCGTTCTCTTTTACGTTTACTACGATCATGTTTTTTACACCTCCTTTCGAAGCGCAAATATAGAAGCTTGCGTTTACAAAACAAAATTTGGAGCTAAACTTTGGGCTGGGTAAGGGGTAAATGGTATTTAAAGTAAGTAATAATTCAGAACTTTAACTTTCAAATCCATAAATTGTGCATTGCACAAATCGACCGTTTTTTGAAGTACATTGATCTGATCTTTTCGCTTTGTTCTTGAATCTAATTGCTTCACTTGATGGTAATTCAGAAAAAATCTCAATACTCACTACTATACACTAAAAACTATCAACTCTTAACTTCCACATCCAATACAATCAAAATGACTATCCATAGGTTTAGTCCCGTTCAATTGCATTTCCAAATTGTGAATTTTATCCCTAACTTCCATATCCTTAAACATATCCCCGGTCAGGCTGGCCTTTAGTTTTTCAATCTCTTCTTGAAGGGCTTTTTTTTGTTCTTGGTTCATAATAAGTGCAGTTTATAGGTTGAAGCAAGATTAAATATAAATAAGTTCAATTAAAATATGTAATTTTTTCTTGCAATCTGGTAAATCATTGCAAATGAATACAAAAAAAATCATTGATTAAATAATAATATTTCTTCAACCATTCCCTATATCTCTTTGCCAATTGTAGATAATATTTTATTTTAACAAAGAAAGAAAATTTTTCACAGATGAATAGGGCAACGCTTATGGAGCTTAGTCAACTAAGAAAAGAACTGCATCAAAACCCTGAAGTGTCGGGGGAAGAAAAGGAAACTGCCAATCGCATAATTGAATTTTTTAAATCATACAACCCTCATCAGATCATAACCAATTTAGGCGGGCATGGCCTGGCTATTATTTATAAAGGAAAAGATCCTGGCCCTACAACATTAATCAGGTGCGAACTGGATGCCCTACCTATAGAAGAGGATCATGACCTAAAATATAAAAGTAAAATTCGCGGAAAATCCCATACCTGTGGTCACGATGGGCACATGGCCATTGTTTGTGGACTTGGCCCTTATTTGAGTAAAAACCCCGTAAAAAAAGGGAAAGTAATCCTGCTATACCAACCTTCTGAAGAAACCGGAGAAGGAGCCAATCTGATTATCAAGGATCCCAAATTCAAAAAAATCAAACCAGATTATGCTTTTGCCCTCCATAATCTTCCCGGATATCCGCTCAATGAGGTTATCATGAAAAAGGATGCTTTTGCCGCAGCATCCAAAGGGATGATTATAAAACTAAAAGGAAGGACTAGCCATGCCGCCCACCCAGAAGCCGGAAACAGCCCTGCAGAGGCAATGGCAAAGATTATTGTTGGCCTCCAGGCTATCCCGAAAAGTATGAAAACCTTTGCTCTTATTACTGTAGTCAATGCTGTCTTGGGGGAAATTGCATTTGGAACAACTCCGGGAAAGGTTACTATAAGGGCTACTCTTCGTTCTTATGATGATAAAACCATGAAATCCCTGACCGAATATGCTGAAAGAATTGCCAAAATAATTGCCAAGGAAAACAAACTGGGAATCACCATTAAATACACCGAATGTTTTGACAGCATTGTGAATGATGAAAAGGCCTGGGAGTACGCCAATAATGCAGCCAAAAAATTGGGATTTAAGGTCAAACATATTAGACACCCCTTCAGGTGGTCGGAGGATTTTGGCCATTTTTCCAGTCATACCAAAACCCTATTATTTGGCATAGGAGCCGGAAAAAAACAACCTCAATTGCACGAACCCAATTACGACTTTCCAGATGAAATCATACCTACAGGTGTAAAGATGTTTACCCAAATTATTGCCCAGCTTAATGGATAAAATGGATTTGAAATTCTGAAAAACAGATTTCTTCATTTTCACCCAAAAAACAGCCCATGACAACTCCAAATCCCTCTGCAAAACTCCATACCTCTTACCTTGAAATCAGTAAATCAGCCTACAGGCAAAACATTAAATTCCTACAAAATCAGATAGGTAAAAATACGCGTATTTCAGCAGTGATAAAAGGGAATGCCTATGGACATGGCATAGACAACATTGTCCCCATAGCAGAGGAAACCGGGATCCGGCATTTTAGCACCTTCAGTGCCGATGAAGCCTATCAAGCCCTCAATTGCATCAAAAAGGACAGCCACATCATGATAATGGGAATGTTGCACAATGTGGACCTGGAATGGATCATTCCCAAGGGGATCAGTTTTTTCGTTTTTGAATTTGACAGGATGTTGGCTGCCGTCAAAATGGCCAAAAAATTGGGCATAAAGGCTAAAGTACATATCGAAGTGGAAACGGGGTTTCACCGCACCGGATTTGAATGGAATGAAAAGGAATTTTTACTGGACATTATCCACCAAAACTCGGAACACATCGAATTGGTAGGTTTGTGCACCCACTATGCAGGAGCGGAAAGCATTTCCAATTATGTCCGTATCCAAAATCAGATCAAAAGGTACTTGGAGTTTAAAGATTGGTTCAATGAAAAAGGTATCCATTTTCAAACCTACCATACGGCATGCTCGGCAGCCTGTTTAAATTATCCCGAAACCGTCATGGACATGGTCAGAATTGGTATTTCCCAATATGGATTTTGGCCCAGCCAAGAAACTTATATGAGCAAATTTAAGCAACTAGCTCCCAATAAAATCAACCCACTAAAAAGATTAATCAGTTGGAAAAGCAGCATCATGAGTATAAAAGAGGTGGAGATGGGCAGTTTCGTTGGGTATGGGAACAGTTTTATGGCACCTAGAAATATGCGGATTGCCATGGTTCCTGTTGGGTATTCCCATGGTTTTAGCCGGATGCTGAGTAATTTAGGCAAGGTCCTTATCAATGGAAAAATGGTATCTGTCGTTGGCACCGTCACCATGAATTCCATAACGGTGGATATTACAGACTTACAGAACGTCCACAAAGGAGACGAAGTAGTGATCATCGGAAATCAAAAACAAAGTGTAATCACGGTTGCCTCTTTCAGTGAATCCACCCAACAGGTCAACTATGAATTACTTACCCGACTGCCCCAAGAAATACCAAGAAAAATTGTCTCTTAAGCCTTATTTATTTTTCCGCTGATCCATTTTAAGAACCATTTACAGGATTTTTCCCTGAAAAATTGTCACCACCCCCCTAACAAGAATGATCTTTGCGGGGCTTTCCCTTATTATCAAAGGGGTTAGCTTTATCCTAATCAATTAAAGCAAAGAACACCTTATTTTAAATCTAAATTCAATTAATAAAAAACCAAAACTCATGAAATTATTCAATGCATTGTTGGGCTTCGCCTTACTTTCTATTTCCTTTTTTTCCTGTACTGGACCGGTTGATATTGGAAAACATGAATGGAAGGTAATGTCCATCAACGGAGCTGCGGCCACCCAAGAGCAATTGTCCAATATGACCCTTAAATTCGGTGATGGACAAAAAGTATCTGGACAGGCACCCTGTAATGAATTTAGAGGGAAAGCAGTTTACAATAAGGAAAAGATTAAATTCTCAACACTTTATACGGATAGCAAAAATTGCGATGAATTTAACATCGAACAAGCTTACCTGGCTTCATTGGAAATGAGTGCAACTTATACTCAAACTGCAGACCGTTTGGTCCTTTATGATGACCAGGGAAATATTACTGTGGAGATGCAAATGCTAGAAGAGTAATTTCCACACCATAAAAACAACAAAAACAGGCCATTCTTAATAAAGGAATGGCCTGTTTTTGTTAATTAAAGATAACGGTCCTGTTACCGATCACCATCACTTTCCTGGCCAAATGGTATTTGATGGCCCTGGACAGCACTACTTTTTCCACATCCTGCCCTATCTGAACCAGTTCCTCTACGGTGTTATGATGCCTTACCCGAGCAATGTCCTGTTCGATAATCGGACCTGCATCCAATTCCTCGGTCACATAATGTCCAGTGGCACCAATAATTTTAACTCCTCTTTTATAAGCAGCATGATAGGGTTTTGCCCCTACAAACGCTGGTAAGAAAGAATGGTGAATGTTAATAATCCGATTTGGATAATCTTTAATAAAATTAGGACTAAGGATTTGCATATACCTGGCTAACACCACAAAGTCCACCTGATTTTCCCTCAGCAGCTCCAATTGCTTTTCTTCCTGCTCGGATTTGTTTTCAGGAGTGATGGGCATATGGCAAAAGGGAATGCCAAAAGCTTCAACCGGTTGCTGAAGATGAGTATGATTGGAAATCACTAATGGTATTTCCACCTGAAATTGTCCTGAAAAATACCTCCCCAAAATGTCAAACAAACAATGGGACAGCTTGGATACAAATATGGCCATCCTCGGTTTGGGATGGTTGAAATGTAAGGAAAAATTCATT includes the following:
- the rpsU gene encoding 30S ribosomal protein S21 translates to MIVVNVKENESIEKALKRFKKKFDRTGAIRELRSRQHFEKPSVKRRNEVIKASYKQKLRDEEGN
- the alr gene encoding alanine racemase, translated to MTTPNPSAKLHTSYLEISKSAYRQNIKFLQNQIGKNTRISAVIKGNAYGHGIDNIVPIAEETGIRHFSTFSADEAYQALNCIKKDSHIMIMGMLHNVDLEWIIPKGISFFVFEFDRMLAAVKMAKKLGIKAKVHIEVETGFHRTGFEWNEKEFLLDIIHQNSEHIELVGLCTHYAGAESISNYVRIQNQIKRYLEFKDWFNEKGIHFQTYHTACSAACLNYPETVMDMVRIGISQYGFWPSQETYMSKFKQLAPNKINPLKRLISWKSSIMSIKEVEMGSFVGYGNSFMAPRNMRIAMVPVGYSHGFSRMLSNLGKVLINGKMVSVVGTVTMNSITVDITDLQNVHKGDEVVIIGNQKQSVITVASFSESTQQVNYELLTRLPQEIPRKIVS
- a CDS encoding META domain-containing protein, with product MKLFNALLGFALLSISFFSCTGPVDIGKHEWKVMSINGAAATQEQLSNMTLKFGDGQKVSGQAPCNEFRGKAVYNKEKIKFSTLYTDSKNCDEFNIEQAYLASLEMSATYTQTADRLVLYDDQGNITVEMQMLEE
- a CDS encoding amidohydrolase, which produces MNRATLMELSQLRKELHQNPEVSGEEKETANRIIEFFKSYNPHQIITNLGGHGLAIIYKGKDPGPTTLIRCELDALPIEEDHDLKYKSKIRGKSHTCGHDGHMAIVCGLGPYLSKNPVKKGKVILLYQPSEETGEGANLIIKDPKFKKIKPDYAFALHNLPGYPLNEVIMKKDAFAAASKGMIIKLKGRTSHAAHPEAGNSPAEAMAKIIVGLQAIPKSMKTFALITVVNAVLGEIAFGTTPGKVTIRATLRSYDDKTMKSLTEYAERIAKIIAKENKLGITIKYTECFDSIVNDEKAWEYANNAAKKLGFKVKHIRHPFRWSEDFGHFSSHTKTLLFGIGAGKKQPQLHEPNYDFPDEIIPTGVKMFTQIIAQLNG
- the hpf gene encoding ribosome hibernation-promoting factor, HPF/YfiA family, producing MKLQMHSIHFDADQKLIDFIQRKADKLDTYYDRIIDGEVFMRLDKNDKSENKIVEIKLNVPGKQLFAKHQSQSFEESADEVIESLRRQTKKFKEKMAVARQ
- the purU gene encoding formyltetrahydrofolate deformylase: MESAILIIQCKDQKGIVAAVSQFLYFHNGNIQEVDQYIDKDTGDFFMRAKWELESFAIEKDQISRIFDETVAQKFSMNFSLHFNHPKPRMAIFVSKLSHCLFDILGRYFSGQFQVEIPLVISNHTHLQQPVEAFGIPFCHMPITPENKSEQEEKQLELLRENQVDFVVLARYMQILSPNFIKDYPNRIINIHHSFLPAFVGAKPYHAAYKRGVKIIGATGHYVTEELDAGPIIEQDIARVRHHNTVEELVQIGQDVEKVVLSRAIKYHLARKVMVIGNRTVIFN
- a CDS encoding tyrosine-type recombinase/integrase, which encodes MLFSFLNYLEHEKRVSPHTVLAYQNDLEQFGDFVQEAFGKEAIEEADHAEIRAWLVDMVEQGRSATTVNRKLATLRSYFKFLLRSNIISKDPTYKLKSLKTPKRLPEFVQEVSMEKIFKEVDYGKEFEGQRDKMVMEFLYLTGVRLSELIQLRWSDIDFHEQSVKVKGKRKKERIIPLTKGLFENIILYRKVCAETFSNVNESDYFIVNNTRKQAYPMMIYRIVRKYLDLFAQTTKRSPHLLRHTFATHLLNKGADLNAVKDLLGHANLAATQVYTHNSMEKLKAVFEQAHPKA